The DNA region TTGATGACAACATTAATCCAAAAGCATACTGGATAACTCTCAGGTTTTGCTGTAATAAAAAACATAGAATCTTCCCAAGCATGAACGAAAACCTAAAACATTCAACAAATCAAAAGAAGTCCTACATGATCGGCCTTTAACAAACTATCATTAGGCCTAAATAAAAGGGAAATTGTGATGTATAAACTATAGTGAACTGTCAGTATTGTTACCATGTCTATATAACCGAAGTAGATACTGATAGGTTATATACCCTATGAATCGTGTTGCACATAAGTTTAtttaacaacaaaaacaacccCTGTTTGTTGCTtgaaaataaagataataaataacaaatatagTGAATCGAATCACCACCGAACGACCATTATTCGTAAACGACAAACGGTACATAGCTAATAAACCTTtacatcaataaataataaacttataTAGTATTAAGGAAAACTTACTGATACCATTAAATTCAGGCTCTAAACCATGTCTGAATGCTTGAACTCTCAACTGAGACAAAGTTAGTTTAACAGTTACAGGATTCGGTGTGGAATGATTTAAAACTATGTTCTGTTCAGCTTGACAAGAATAGTATGAACCGATTGTAACGGAAAATAGTGAACGGTTATTTGATGCATATCTTAAACCTAAATGTAAAAACAGAATCAAAATTTGTAAAGTTGGACTGTTAAATGTTTAAAGAGAAGCAACAGGTCTAAAAAAATATTGCTGGAAACCTCTTTTAAAAACTAATGACAGAAACATCGATCAACAAATTCATGTCAAATATTGGGTCTTTAGGGCTGATACATAATAGGCAAGTGACACTAACTCATACAAGGAATTATTTACAGCAATTAAAATAAGTAACTCTAagaataaaaaataagaaatatgaaTTACCAACCCGGCAAATCATCCAGTTCATAAAGTAAGCTAATTCCACTGAGGTTGTAACTATTTTCAGACTTGGCGAATTGAAATGTAAGGTTCCAAGTACTGTTTGACCAATCTGTTTTCCAAGATAAGTCCAAACTTTCTATCTCCTTTTCGAAATAACCCGAAACTTGAAATCCTCCCTGAGTTGCCgaatcaattgaaactacaacaggtggtttttGAACCTACATGCATCGAAGTCAGGAagtgaagaaaaaaatgaagtTAACCGGAATGTTTTATAGTTTTTTAAGCAAATTTAAGAAGTAGAGGAGTGGTTGCACACAAAAACTTCCATTTTGTGATGAAGTATTAAGGTGACTACCAACGTTTTGATATTAAACAGAGGCATAGTATGATGGTCTAAGTAGCCGGTCGTTTGTTATTTGTGGTGGAAACTAAAGGAACTTCATAAAATGACTGGACAGACAAGCAATATATTAAGTATCCTTGTTATGTGAGTGTTTCCCAGTCTTGAATATAAATTTGTAAAGGATCACTGAACTGCATTAATTTTCCTATGGTTATGCCTTAAGTGGTCTCAGATAAAGACTGATATTCCACGAATAAGATCAAAATATATTTTGCTCGTAGTCTTCGTACATCCACACATACAAAACATTACTGAATAGTATCCGCACTATATATAACGATTATGCAAAGAACATACAAGTGGTCTAGTTTGGGGAATAACACCGTTTGTTTCGTTAGTCAGAAAAGCTTAGAACACTGCTGTGATACTGTGAATACTTCTACCTTGTCATTAGGTCTGATGTATGTCTCCCAACTTTTTCCACAAGACTAAAACTTATGGACAAACGAACGaaatttaggataacaggtctcagTCATGTACTTGAATAATATTTTGCCAtaatagctaatgtcagttcgcgATGAAAACCCTTACTTGAATTCCAAACCTTAAGTTCTAACTATATATCCTAATTATAATTCTAATTAACTTATAACACTCCTTTGACCATGGTAAGTGAATTATCTTGAGGTCACTAACGACCTTAGGGTTGACCATAAATTACGGTTCGTCCAGTTTTGCAAATCAAATGTATGAAAGTGAAATTGGATCCTAACCTTTGTGTAAGCCAAAGTTATATTTATATAGCCTTGCAATAGTATGTTTGAATCATTTGAGCCAATTCGAAAAGTAGCAGGTGATGTGACAGGACCCACGCCAAAGCATACGATCTGATCCAAACCTATGATCTCAAAGCATTATGAAGTAATTATTACATGCAACAATTAACGCCGAGAGAACTACGAACATGGCTGCGATAGGATTTCCGAACAGGTTGGGAAGTTTCCAGTCGTAAACAGGTTTGTGCTCAGTCTTCAGGTATATTGTTGTTAGGAATCGATGGACAGTGAAATTAGACTTGGTGATGGTAGTTCCCTTAACCTATTACCTAGAAAAGAGATGAAAAACAGTTAATCAGGCCCATATGTGCTTCAAGCATACAACAAATACTCACTTACTCCTAAATATGGTAGCACTTAACAGTTAACAAGTGTTAAGTTAAAACTTGAATAAGCATACCCGTAGCGTCCTTGAAGTCACAAATCAATTCCGTTTGTTTTTCCTCCAACTTCGACCTTGGTCGGATAGAAACGACGAATTTACTGTGCCTTGTTATACCTTATTATGTGTAAAGACTCAGAAACATTGGCTTCAAAAGTACTTCAATGTTCACTTTTCTGGAAAAACTTCTTGTAGTTGTTGCAAAGTAAAATAGACCCCCCAAAATGAATAGTTCTGTATGTCttcatcattgatgaatattttatcTATTAGATACACCCTAGATGAATGCGCTCGGCCACCCATCCGCACCAGTTCAC from Schistosoma haematobium chromosome ZW, whole genome shotgun sequence includes:
- the LAMP2_2 gene encoding Lysosomal-associated membrane protein 2 (SECRETED:SignalP(1-18)) — translated: MFVVLSALIVACLDQIVCFGVGPVTSPATFRIGSNDSNILLQGYINITLAYTKVQKPPVVVSIDSATQGGFQVSGYFEKEIESLDLSWKTDWSNSTWNLTFQFAKSENSYNLSGISLLYELDDLPGLRYASNNRSLFSVTIGSYYSCQAEQNIVLNHSTPNPVTVKLTLSQLRVQAFRHGLEPEFNGISKFSLILYKFIIY
- the LAMP2_2 gene encoding Lysosomal-associated membrane protein 2, variant 2 (EggNog:ENOG4112TAE~COG:U~SECRETED:SignalP(1-18)) translates to MFVVLSALIVACLDQIVCFGVGPVTSPATFRIGSNDSNILLQGYINITLAYTKVQKPPVVVSIDSATQGGFQVSGYFEKEIESLDLSWKTDWSNSTWNLTFQFAKSENSYNLSGISLLYELDDLPGLRYASNNRSLFSVTIGSYYSCQAEQNIVLNHSTPNPVTVKLTLSQLRVQAFRHGLEPEFNGIMVQCLLDYHLDRVVPIVIGISLAVMIIVALIAFIITSRRNRNISGSSGSGGYQQI